A portion of the Celeribacter baekdonensis genome contains these proteins:
- a CDS encoding TetR/AcrR family transcriptional regulator, which produces MALIEAASAIMTEKGVDATTMLEIAERADVGAGTVYNYFKSKDDLALAVLENLMHILALRIEQVTNRFDDPEQVYAFGIRTVLDEATDDPRWQQLLHRSEVIADTAYRVMGPFATRDMRQAEAAGRFRTPDPDLIWRLTTQAIMGAALAMSEGRLTHDCRRDIIVRLLCMTGIGLEGATELAARDRPPLPGKMSSD; this is translated from the coding sequence GTGGCACTGATCGAAGCCGCGAGCGCGATCATGACCGAAAAAGGCGTCGATGCGACGACGATGCTCGAAATCGCCGAACGCGCAGATGTCGGTGCGGGGACGGTCTATAACTATTTCAAGTCAAAGGATGATCTGGCGCTGGCCGTGCTTGAGAACCTCATGCATATTCTAGCGCTTCGGATCGAACAGGTGACCAACCGTTTCGACGATCCGGAGCAGGTCTACGCCTTCGGGATCAGAACCGTGCTGGACGAGGCCACCGATGATCCGCGCTGGCAGCAGCTTCTCCATCGTTCTGAAGTGATCGCCGACACGGCCTACCGAGTGATGGGGCCTTTCGCGACCCGCGACATGAGACAGGCTGAAGCCGCAGGACGGTTCCGGACGCCCGATCCAGACCTGATCTGGCGGTTGACGACGCAGGCTATTATGGGCGCTGCGCTGGCCATGTCCGAGGGGCGCCTGACGCATGACTGTCGCCGGGACATAATTGTCCGGTTGTTGTGCATGACCGGGATAGGGCTGGAAGGCGCGACAGAATTGGCAGCGCGTGATCGCCCGCCTTTACCCGGGAAAATGTCATCCGACTGA
- a CDS encoding TRAP transporter large permease yields MTDTTVGLIGIASLFVLMILRMPVAFAMLVVGFFGYGILEGMRSASALLLTESYSAVANYSLIVVPMFILLGNISSVAGYSRGLYDAAFAWVGRFRGGLASASVIGCAAFSAVSGSSVATAVTLGKVALPEMKRVGYADSLATGAIAAGGTLGFLIPPSTGFVLYAILTEESIGRLFMAGILPGLLLMVLFMAVVWLVATLDEHAGPRGEKVPFGQRFKLLLEAAPLLFVIIASIGGIYLGVFSPVEASGIGAGLVLLLALIQRRLSWIGFKEAVLGTLQTSSMLYMIVIGANILNPFFSVTHIPQVLGVGLGNLDVGAYGTLAVILLAYVVLGMFMDGLSMLVITIPIVFPVIISLGFDPIWFGVVAVIVIEMGMITPPVGLNVFVVRGVADNVPLTTVFKGVTPFLIAMIVGLLLIIAFPQIALFIPNSMFG; encoded by the coding sequence ATGACTGATACAACTGTAGGCCTGATCGGCATCGCCAGCCTGTTCGTGCTGATGATCCTGCGCATGCCCGTGGCCTTTGCCATGCTGGTGGTCGGCTTCTTCGGCTATGGCATACTCGAAGGCATGCGGTCTGCCTCCGCCCTGCTCCTGACTGAGAGCTACTCGGCGGTGGCCAATTATTCCCTGATCGTGGTTCCGATGTTCATCCTTCTGGGCAATATCTCTTCGGTCGCGGGCTATTCGCGGGGGCTCTATGATGCAGCCTTTGCCTGGGTCGGACGATTCCGGGGCGGCCTGGCCTCTGCCTCGGTCATCGGCTGCGCCGCGTTCTCCGCCGTGTCCGGCTCTTCCGTCGCCACCGCCGTCACCCTCGGCAAAGTGGCCCTGCCGGAGATGAAACGCGTCGGCTATGCCGACAGCCTCGCCACCGGAGCCATTGCCGCTGGCGGCACGCTCGGCTTCCTGATCCCGCCCTCCACCGGCTTCGTACTCTATGCCATCCTGACAGAGGAAAGCATCGGTAGGCTGTTCATGGCCGGCATCCTGCCCGGACTTCTCCTGATGGTCCTGTTCATGGCTGTGGTCTGGCTGGTCGCGACGCTCGATGAGCACGCCGGTCCGCGTGGCGAAAAAGTCCCGTTCGGCCAGCGCTTCAAACTCCTGCTCGAAGCGGCGCCCTTGCTCTTCGTGATCATCGCCTCGATCGGCGGCATCTATCTCGGGGTATTCTCCCCGGTCGAAGCCTCCGGCATAGGTGCGGGTCTGGTGCTGTTGCTCGCCCTCATTCAGCGTCGGCTATCATGGATCGGCTTCAAAGAAGCGGTGCTCGGCACCCTTCAGACCTCGTCCATGCTCTATATGATCGTGATTGGCGCCAATATTCTTAACCCGTTCTTCTCGGTCACCCATATTCCGCAGGTGCTGGGTGTCGGACTCGGCAATCTCGATGTCGGGGCCTATGGCACGCTCGCGGTGATCTTGCTGGCCTATGTCGTGCTCGGCATGTTCATGGACGGGCTGTCTATGCTGGTCATCACCATCCCGATCGTCTTTCCTGTGATCATCAGCCTCGGGTTCGATCCAATCTGGTTCGGCGTCGTCGCCGTGATCGTGATCGAAATGGGGATGATCACCCCGCCCGTAGGCCTCAATGTTTTCGTGGTCCGCGGGGTGGCGGATAACGTGCCGCTGACCACGGTGTTCAAAGGGGTGACACCTTTCCTGATCGCCATGATCGTCGGATTGCTGCTGATCATTGCCTTCCCGCAGATTGCTCTGTTCATTCCAAACTCGATGTTCGGATGA
- a CDS encoding ABC transporter ATP-binding protein encodes MSTLLETQGLTAFYSDFQALFGVDIKIDKGETIAIIGANGAGKTTLMRAITGLLSSDPEAIRFDGAAIGALPSWAVIDKGISMVPEGRKLFPSLTVEENLMIGAHKRTGNGYWTLERIYEMFPILRERKDNPGTALSGGQQQMVAIGRALMSNPELLLCDEISLGLAPVIINDIYAAFPQIRESGTSIIVVEQDISRALKVADRVYCMMEGRVTLQGRPDALDRSAIHDAYFGVSA; translated from the coding sequence ATGAGCACACTTCTGGAAACCCAAGGCCTGACCGCCTTCTACAGCGATTTTCAGGCGCTGTTCGGTGTCGATATCAAGATCGACAAGGGCGAGACCATCGCCATCATCGGCGCCAATGGCGCGGGCAAAACCACCTTGATGCGGGCGATCACCGGACTGTTGTCCTCCGACCCGGAGGCGATCCGTTTCGACGGTGCTGCCATCGGCGCTCTGCCGTCCTGGGCGGTGATCGACAAGGGCATTTCGATGGTGCCGGAGGGGCGCAAGCTGTTTCCGTCCCTGACCGTCGAAGAGAACCTGATGATCGGCGCGCACAAACGCACGGGCAATGGCTATTGGACGCTGGAGCGGATCTACGAGATGTTCCCGATCCTGCGCGAGCGCAAGGACAATCCCGGCACAGCTTTGTCGGGCGGCCAGCAACAGATGGTCGCCATCGGCCGCGCGCTGATGTCCAACCCGGAGCTGCTTTTGTGCGACGAGATCAGCCTCGGCCTCGCCCCCGTCATCATCAACGACATCTACGCCGCCTTCCCGCAAATTCGCGAAAGCGGCACCTCGATCATCGTCGTGGAACAGGACATCTCGCGCGCCCTCAAGGTCGCCGACCGTGTCTATTGCATGATGGAAGGCCGCGTGACGCTGCAAGGCCGTCCCGACGCGCTTGACCGCTCTGCCATCCACGACGCCTATTTCGGAGTATCCGCATGA
- a CDS encoding branched-chain amino acid ABC transporter permease, with product MTTQNSSILARLAFGLIVIALIFVPIVGSRALVQDLFMVMTMLVLALNWNMLAGFAGLVSVGQQAFVGIGAYAMFAAVILWGIDPVFGILIGGVAALLLAIPMAFFSFRLNGAYFAIGTWVVAEITRLIMAQWQALGGGTGTSLPKGTTKEMIGVEFTKNLIGGSSSAAADAVTYWLAMWLALVTLVAGYLFLRSRMGLGLQAIRDNTEAARSVGVDPVKLKALVFLLTAFGTGVCGALLFIQITRVTPKPPSPSSIGPLS from the coding sequence ATGACCACTCAGAACTCTTCTATCCTCGCCCGTCTCGCCTTTGGCCTGATCGTCATCGCGTTAATCTTTGTCCCCATCGTCGGCTCGCGCGCGCTGGTGCAGGACCTCTTCATGGTGATGACCATGCTGGTGTTGGCGCTCAACTGGAACATGCTCGCGGGCTTTGCAGGCCTTGTGTCGGTGGGCCAGCAGGCCTTCGTCGGCATCGGCGCCTATGCCATGTTCGCCGCCGTCATCCTCTGGGGCATCGACCCGGTGTTCGGCATCCTCATCGGCGGTGTCGCGGCCCTGTTGCTGGCGATCCCGATGGCGTTTTTCTCCTTCCGCCTCAACGGTGCCTATTTCGCCATCGGCACATGGGTCGTGGCCGAGATCACGCGGTTGATCATGGCGCAATGGCAGGCGCTTGGCGGCGGCACCGGCACCTCGCTTCCGAAAGGCACCACCAAGGAAATGATCGGCGTCGAGTTCACCAAGAACCTCATCGGCGGCTCATCCTCGGCGGCGGCGGATGCGGTGACCTATTGGCTGGCGATGTGGCTGGCGCTGGTGACGCTGGTCGCGGGCTACCTGTTCCTGCGCTCGCGCATGGGGCTCGGCCTGCAGGCGATCCGCGACAACACGGAGGCCGCGCGCTCGGTCGGGGTTGATCCGGTAAAGCTCAAGGCGCTTGTGTTCCTTCTGACCGCTTTCGGCACCGGGGTCTGTGGCGCGCTCCTGTTCATCCAGATCACCCGCGTCACCCCGAAGCCGCCTTCTCCGTCGTCGATTGGACCGCTTTCGTGA
- a CDS encoding ABC transporter ATP-binding protein — translation MSILSLQNVSKSFGALKVTDDVSFDLAAGEALGIIGPNGAGKSTLFNLITGNIAVDQGTITLDGRDVTRQPPMARVAAGIGRSFQIPQPFTHLSVFENLLVAANFGGGHHGSEAGDFAMDILSRTGLAAEADLVSGGLSLLQRKRLELARAMATSPKVILLDEIAGGLTEGECHALVDTIKGIHAEGTAIIWIEHVLHALNSVVERLMVLDFGKNLMIGEPSVVMEAPQVKEIYLGIEI, via the coding sequence ATGAGCATTCTGTCACTTCAAAACGTGTCGAAAAGCTTCGGCGCCTTGAAGGTCACGGATGATGTCAGCTTTGACCTCGCCGCGGGCGAGGCGCTTGGTATCATCGGGCCGAACGGTGCGGGCAAGTCGACCTTGTTCAACCTGATCACCGGCAATATTGCCGTGGATCAGGGCACCATTACTCTGGACGGGCGCGACGTGACGCGCCAGCCCCCAATGGCGCGGGTGGCGGCGGGCATTGGCCGGTCGTTCCAGATCCCGCAGCCGTTCACCCATCTGTCGGTCTTCGAGAACCTTCTGGTCGCGGCCAATTTCGGCGGCGGACATCACGGCTCGGAAGCCGGGGATTTCGCGATGGATATCCTGTCGCGCACCGGTCTTGCAGCCGAGGCTGATCTGGTGTCCGGCGGGCTGTCCCTGTTGCAGCGTAAACGCCTCGAGTTGGCCCGCGCCATGGCCACCTCGCCCAAAGTCATCCTGTTGGACGAGATCGCGGGCGGTCTGACCGAAGGCGAATGTCACGCGCTGGTCGACACCATCAAGGGCATCCACGCCGAAGGCACCGCGATCATCTGGATCGAGCATGTGCTGCACGCGCTCAACTCCGTGGTCGAACGCCTCATGGTGCTGGATTTCGGCAAGAACCTGATGATCGGGGAGCCCTCCGTGGTGATGGAAGCACCTCAAGTCAAAGAGATTTATTTGGGGATCGAGATATGA
- a CDS encoding TRAP transporter small permease, producing MSGYEKSAWARYFAHANYILAVLGGICLIGLVLILAFGVIMRYAFGQPILGLNEIVQLVALALVMASLPYATEQRVHVRVDVFDKALGHWGRMFGDIVSRLISGYVLAILTQRAWAKSMDALEWGDATNMLNLPVWPFYAVLAAGTALCVMVFVADILLILSGKDEQ from the coding sequence ATGTCCGGGTATGAGAAATCCGCATGGGCAAGATATTTTGCCCATGCCAATTACATCCTGGCAGTGCTGGGTGGGATCTGTCTGATCGGCCTCGTGCTTATTCTGGCCTTTGGCGTGATCATGCGTTACGCATTTGGCCAGCCGATCCTCGGCCTCAATGAAATCGTTCAGCTCGTCGCGCTGGCGCTGGTCATGGCCTCCCTGCCCTATGCCACCGAACAGCGCGTCCATGTCCGCGTCGATGTGTTCGACAAGGCGTTGGGGCATTGGGGGCGAATGTTCGGCGATATCGTCTCCCGTCTGATCTCAGGCTATGTGCTGGCGATTTTGACCCAACGCGCTTGGGCGAAATCCATGGATGCGCTGGAATGGGGCGATGCCACCAATATGCTGAACCTGCCGGTCTGGCCCTTTTACGCGGTGCTGGCGGCGGGGACGGCTCTTTGCGTGATGGTGTTTGTCGCCGACATTCTCCTGATCCTCTCTGGAAAAGACGAGCAGTAA
- a CDS encoding TRAP transporter substrate-binding protein: MRTTAALTLAGVTLWGSIAAAEDLKFANFMPPMHPYVEGAFQPFANMVSEATGGDVTVTIYSGGELGPGPVEQYSRVVDGVAELAVSLPGYTASQFPLTLISELPGVINEASGTADLWDNIDLLKDEYRRVQLVSLWSSAGNALYMRDVAVDSPDDLEGLKIRVPSRNAGLVIEAWGATPVSMPVSEIYNAMQTGVIDGAYIDTTATRAFRLGEVANYLTMGMATTNSPFFILMNRDAFDDLSDDQQAAVIEAGMKASLLANETQLKVAKAGIDAFAEGEGKQVIMLTADQAAAFDALSQPVTEKVVEETGGQAAAIVAALAQ, encoded by the coding sequence ATGCGTACAACCGCCGCTCTGACACTCGCCGGGGTGACCCTCTGGGGCTCTATCGCCGCCGCAGAAGATCTTAAATTCGCCAACTTCATGCCGCCGATGCATCCCTATGTCGAGGGCGCGTTCCAGCCCTTTGCCAATATGGTGAGCGAGGCCACCGGCGGCGATGTGACCGTCACGATCTATTCCGGCGGCGAATTGGGCCCGGGCCCGGTCGAGCAATATTCCCGTGTCGTCGACGGCGTGGCGGAACTGGCGGTTTCGCTGCCCGGTTATACCGCCTCGCAATTCCCGCTTACGCTGATCAGCGAACTTCCGGGGGTGATCAACGAGGCCAGCGGCACCGCTGATCTTTGGGACAATATCGACCTGTTGAAAGACGAATACCGCCGCGTGCAGCTTGTGTCGCTCTGGTCCTCGGCGGGCAATGCGCTCTACATGCGCGATGTCGCGGTCGACAGCCCGGACGATCTCGAAGGGTTGAAAATCCGCGTGCCGTCGCGCAACGCCGGACTGGTGATCGAAGCCTGGGGCGCGACGCCGGTCTCGATGCCGGTGTCCGAAATTTACAACGCCATGCAGACCGGTGTCATCGACGGCGCGTATATCGACACCACCGCCACCCGCGCCTTCCGTCTCGGCGAGGTTGCCAATTACCTCACCATGGGGATGGCGACGACCAATTCGCCCTTCTTCATCCTGATGAACCGCGACGCCTTTGACGATCTCTCGGACGACCAACAGGCCGCCGTGATCGAGGCCGGTATGAAAGCCTCTCTGCTCGCCAATGAGACCCAACTCAAGGTCGCCAAAGCCGGGATTGATGCCTTTGCCGAAGGAGAAGGCAAACAAGTGATCATGTTGACCGCAGATCAGGCCGCGGCCTTTGACGCACTGTCGCAGCCGGTCACCGAAAAAGTCGTCGAAGAGACCGGTGGTCAGGCCGCGGCGATCGTCGCTGCTCTGGCGCAGTGA
- a CDS encoding branched-chain amino acid ABC transporter permease, which translates to MIWIDTLVQGILLGGLYALFAAGLSLVFGIMRLVNLAHGDLIVLGAFLILVATTVLGIHPFLAVLIAAPIMFALGWALQTLVLNKVLGDDILPPLLVTFGLSVVIQNGLLEGFSADSQKLSAGPIEAASLDLGFTTVGVMPLMTLASAVAVIFGLNQLFYRTKLGRAFRATSDDAVTAGLMGIRPQNVFAIATGIALVVATIAALYLGIRANFDPSIGPARLLYAFEAVIIGGLGSLWGTLAGGIVIGVAQALGAAINPEWQILAGHVAFVVILLIRPRGLFPRAYD; encoded by the coding sequence ATGATCTGGATCGACACCCTCGTGCAGGGCATCCTGCTGGGCGGTCTCTACGCCCTTTTCGCCGCCGGTCTGAGCCTCGTTTTCGGGATCATGCGACTGGTCAACCTGGCCCATGGCGATCTCATCGTTCTGGGTGCCTTTCTCATCCTCGTGGCCACCACGGTTCTGGGCATCCACCCGTTCCTCGCGGTGCTGATCGCCGCTCCCATCATGTTCGCGCTCGGCTGGGCGCTGCAGACCTTGGTTCTCAACAAGGTGCTGGGCGACGACATCCTGCCGCCGCTTCTGGTGACCTTCGGCCTGTCGGTCGTGATCCAGAACGGTCTGCTCGAAGGCTTCTCCGCCGACAGCCAAAAGCTCTCCGCCGGTCCGATCGAAGCGGCTTCTCTGGATCTCGGCTTCACCACGGTGGGCGTCATGCCTCTTATGACGCTGGCCTCCGCCGTCGCCGTGATCTTTGGCCTCAACCAGTTGTTCTACCGCACCAAACTGGGCCGCGCCTTCCGCGCCACCTCCGACGATGCGGTGACCGCCGGTCTCATGGGCATCCGCCCGCAGAACGTCTTTGCCATCGCCACCGGCATCGCTCTGGTCGTCGCCACCATCGCCGCGCTCTATCTGGGCATCCGCGCCAATTTCGACCCGTCGATCGGGCCGGCGCGCCTGCTCTATGCGTTTGAGGCCGTGATCATCGGCGGGCTCGGCTCGCTCTGGGGCACCCTCGCCGGCGGCATCGTCATCGGTGTGGCCCAGGCGCTTGGCGCCGCGATCAATCCCGAATGGCAAATCCTGGCAGGGCATGTCGCCTTTGTCGTCATCCTGTTGATCCGTCCGCGCGGGCTTTTCCCGCGGGCTTATGATTGA
- a CDS encoding ABC transporter substrate-binding protein codes for MMLTRRTVLKTGLAAAATSTLAMPALAKGTKVKIGYVSPQSGPLSAFSEADDYMIKRFLETATAQGLDVEVVVKDSQSNPNRAAEVARELIVRDEVNLICVASTPETTNPVCTIAESEEIPVISSVAPWQPWFIGQQGNPNDPGSWQEFDYVYHFFWGLEDNVSTFINMWDRLDTNKVVGALWPNDGDGNAWSADVGMPPAAAAAGYNLIDPGRYQNLTDDFSAQINAFKNGGAEIFTGIPIPPDFTTFWTQARQQGFTPKVASVAKALLFPESVQQLGDLAHNLSCEVYWTPEFPYASSLTGESNSDLAAGFEAAAGRQWTQPVGFTHALFEVAADAIKRAGDPTDGDDLAEAIAATNLDTVVGNIAWGKDNLPPFAQKNVAKTPLVGGQWRRQDDGSFDLIIVENGNAPDIPLGGEIEALA; via the coding sequence ATGATGCTTACACGACGCACAGTACTCAAAACCGGGCTGGCCGCCGCCGCGACCAGCACCCTTGCCATGCCGGCGCTGGCCAAAGGCACCAAGGTCAAAATCGGCTATGTCAGCCCGCAATCCGGCCCGCTTTCGGCGTTCTCAGAAGCTGACGATTACATGATCAAACGCTTCCTTGAGACCGCGACGGCGCAAGGTCTCGACGTGGAAGTGGTGGTCAAGGACAGCCAATCGAACCCGAACCGCGCCGCCGAAGTGGCCCGCGAGCTGATCGTGCGTGATGAGGTAAATCTGATCTGCGTGGCCTCGACGCCCGAGACCACGAACCCCGTCTGCACCATCGCCGAAAGCGAAGAGATCCCAGTGATCTCGTCGGTCGCACCGTGGCAGCCGTGGTTCATCGGTCAGCAAGGCAACCCGAACGATCCGGGCAGCTGGCAGGAATTCGATTACGTTTACCATTTCTTCTGGGGACTGGAGGACAATGTCTCGACCTTCATCAACATGTGGGACCGTCTCGACACCAACAAGGTCGTCGGCGCGCTTTGGCCGAATGACGGCGATGGCAATGCCTGGTCCGCCGATGTAGGGATGCCGCCTGCGGCTGCGGCTGCCGGGTATAACCTGATTGATCCGGGCCGGTATCAGAACCTGACCGACGATTTCTCCGCACAGATCAACGCGTTTAAAAACGGCGGTGCCGAGATTTTCACCGGCATTCCGATCCCGCCAGATTTCACCACCTTCTGGACCCAGGCGCGGCAACAGGGCTTTACCCCGAAAGTCGCCTCTGTGGCGAAGGCGCTTTTGTTCCCCGAGAGCGTGCAGCAGCTTGGCGATCTGGCGCATAACCTGTCCTGCGAAGTCTATTGGACGCCCGAGTTCCCCTACGCCTCCTCGCTCACCGGCGAAAGCAACAGCGATCTCGCCGCAGGCTTCGAGGCCGCCGCAGGCCGTCAGTGGACCCAGCCGGTGGGCTTTACCCATGCGCTTTTCGAGGTGGCCGCCGATGCGATCAAACGCGCGGGCGATCCGACCGATGGCGACGATCTGGCCGAGGCGATTGCCGCGACCAATCTCGACACCGTTGTGGGCAACATCGCCTGGGGCAAGGACAACCTGCCGCCGTTTGCCCAGAAAAACGTGGCCAAAACCCCGCTCGTCGGCGGTCAGTGGCGACGTCAGGATGACGGCTCTTTCGATCTGATCATCGTCGAGAACGGCAATGCACCCGATATCCCGCTCGGCGGCGAAATCGAAGCGCTGGCCTAA
- a CDS encoding maleylacetate reductase — translation MLQPFTCTLNPARIIFGPGKLAEVANEIVGQHCRKALILSTPFQQQDAEKLSEALGYVSAGVFAEAAMHTPVDLTEKALAAFEASGADCVLSLGGGSTIGLGKAIAYRNDCPQIVVATTYAGSEVTPILGQTENGVKTTVRDASILPEVVIYDPELTLGLPVGMSVTSGMNAMAHAVEGIYAQDRNPIASMMAVDGVRALRDALPAIVKDPKNRVARGEALYGAWLCGTVLGSVGMALHHKLCHTLGGSFDLPHADTHTIMLPHTAAYNAEAAGEAMKPLADLFGGDIGGGLWDFAKSLGAPMALKDLGTTEADMDRAAEIAVKNPYWNPRPVEKDAIRALLQRAWEGARPQS, via the coding sequence ATGCTTCAGCCGTTCACCTGCACCCTGAACCCCGCCCGGATCATTTTTGGTCCGGGAAAATTGGCCGAAGTCGCGAATGAAATTGTCGGGCAGCACTGCCGCAAGGCACTGATCCTTTCCACGCCCTTTCAACAACAGGATGCCGAAAAACTCAGCGAGGCCCTGGGCTATGTCTCGGCGGGCGTCTTTGCCGAAGCGGCCATGCACACGCCAGTGGATTTGACAGAAAAAGCGCTTGCGGCGTTCGAGGCAAGCGGTGCCGATTGTGTTCTCTCATTGGGTGGCGGCTCCACCATCGGACTGGGCAAGGCGATTGCCTATCGTAACGACTGCCCTCAGATCGTGGTGGCGACGACCTATGCCGGATCGGAAGTGACCCCCATCCTCGGGCAAACCGAGAACGGCGTCAAAACCACCGTGCGCGATGCCTCGATCTTGCCGGAGGTCGTGATTTACGATCCCGAGTTGACGCTTGGATTGCCCGTCGGCATGTCGGTCACCTCGGGAATGAATGCAATGGCGCACGCGGTCGAGGGCATCTATGCCCAGGATCGCAACCCGATTGCCTCGATGATGGCCGTCGACGGTGTCCGGGCCTTACGCGATGCGCTACCGGCGATCGTCAAGGACCCGAAGAACCGCGTGGCACGCGGCGAGGCGCTCTACGGCGCTTGGCTCTGCGGCACGGTTCTGGGCTCCGTCGGCATGGCGCTGCACCACAAACTTTGTCACACGCTGGGCGGCTCTTTTGATCTGCCCCATGCGGACACCCACACCATCATGCTGCCCCACACCGCCGCCTATAACGCTGAGGCGGCTGGTGAGGCGATGAAGCCCCTCGCTGATCTCTTCGGTGGCGACATCGGGGGCGGGCTCTGGGATTTCGCCAAATCGCTTGGCGCTCCCATGGCTTTGAAAGACCTCGGCACAACAGAGGCAGATATGGACCGTGCCGCAGAGATCGCGGTCAAGAATCCATACTGGAACCCGCGCCCTGTGGAGAAGGACGCGATCCGGGCTTTGCTGCAACGCGCTTGGGAGGGGGCTCGCCCGCAAAGCTGA
- the mhpA gene encoding bifunctional 3-(3-hydroxy-phenyl)propionate/3-hydroxycinnamic acid hydroxylase MhpA: MTESSGTQAVSCDVTIVGAGPVGTLLAILLGQRGKKVTLVERWTTHYELPRAVTYDHEIARILATLGMNSEDDPSISYHDELYYWQNADRENIQIVDWQSQSASGWRVRYWFNQPMMENRFLDIAGKMDNITLLRGWVGETMEQDDEGVTLTIRRNPEEVGPDGETRVIRSKFLAGTDGANSFVRESLGIENEDKGYFFDWLILDMIPDFDYCASRPDEPAQWQLCDPKRPTTVVPGGPGPTPDSFPRRRWEYMVLPGEDAAELAQPENAWKLLEPWGVTPENSELERAAVYRFQARWAKQWNKGRCVIGGDAAHLMPPFAGEGMCAGVRDAVAVGWRLNAILEGKAGLGLLDSYTTERVEHAKHYINFSQDLGKIICIADDDEAAKRDDVMKKELAERNFTPVPTDICHLGEGVWCDASAHAGELSVQGVVEANGKRDRFDQAVGQGWVLVGYETDPVSALSEEQRAQLAQIEGFGTQICAPGGSCDVIDVEGTYKNWLTDIDAKYVLIRPDFYVALTAKTPQELQSRFDKVMAAYDLLPTPEMAAE, translated from the coding sequence ATGACCGAGTCATCGGGCACTCAAGCTGTATCTTGCGATGTCACCATCGTGGGCGCCGGTCCAGTCGGCACGCTACTTGCCATTCTGCTGGGACAGCGCGGCAAAAAGGTAACCCTGGTGGAACGTTGGACCACGCATTACGAATTGCCGCGCGCCGTGACATATGATCACGAGATCGCACGCATTCTCGCCACCCTCGGCATGAACAGCGAAGACGATCCGTCGATCTCCTATCACGACGAGCTCTACTACTGGCAGAACGCCGATCGCGAGAACATCCAGATCGTCGATTGGCAAAGCCAATCCGCATCTGGCTGGCGTGTGCGCTACTGGTTCAACCAACCGATGATGGAAAACCGTTTCCTCGATATCGCCGGCAAGATGGATAACATCACGCTGCTGCGCGGTTGGGTCGGCGAGACCATGGAACAGGATGACGAGGGTGTGACCCTCACCATCCGACGCAATCCCGAAGAGGTCGGCCCCGATGGCGAGACCCGGGTGATCCGCTCCAAATTCCTCGCAGGGACCGATGGCGCGAATTCTTTCGTCCGCGAAAGCCTCGGCATCGAAAATGAGGACAAGGGCTATTTCTTCGACTGGCTCATCCTCGATATGATCCCGGATTTCGACTATTGCGCCTCGCGCCCCGATGAGCCGGCGCAATGGCAGCTCTGCGACCCGAAACGCCCGACCACCGTAGTGCCGGGCGGCCCCGGCCCGACCCCGGACAGTTTCCCGCGCCGTCGCTGGGAATATATGGTTCTGCCCGGCGAGGATGCCGCCGAGCTGGCGCAACCCGAAAACGCTTGGAAGCTTCTTGAGCCCTGGGGTGTCACGCCGGAGAATTCCGAGCTCGAGCGCGCCGCCGTCTACCGTTTTCAGGCCCGCTGGGCCAAACAATGGAACAAAGGCCGTTGCGTGATCGGCGGCGATGCCGCTCACTTGATGCCCCCGTTCGCTGGCGAAGGCATGTGTGCCGGCGTCCGTGATGCGGTTGCGGTGGGATGGCGTCTCAACGCGATCCTCGAAGGCAAAGCCGGTCTGGGTCTTTTGGACAGCTACACCACCGAGCGCGTCGAGCATGCGAAACACTACATCAACTTCTCGCAGGACCTCGGCAAGATCATCTGTATCGCCGATGATGACGAGGCCGCGAAACGCGACGATGTGATGAAGAAAGAGCTGGCCGAGCGCAATTTCACCCCGGTGCCGACCGACATTTGTCACCTCGGCGAAGGTGTGTGGTGCGATGCCTCCGCGCATGCCGGTGAGCTGTCCGTGCAAGGCGTCGTCGAAGCCAACGGCAAGCGCGACCGTTTCGATCAGGCCGTGGGTCAGGGCTGGGTGCTCGTCGGGTATGAAACCGATCCGGTGTCTGCTCTGAGCGAAGAACAGCGCGCGCAGCTTGCCCAGATCGAAGGTTTCGGCACCCAAATTTGCGCCCCTGGCGGTAGCTGCGACGTGATCGACGTCGAAGGCACCTACAAGAATTGGCTCACCGATATCGATGCGAAATATGTGCTGATCCGTCCGGATTTCTATGTTGCACTGACCGCCAAAACACCACAAGAGTTGCAGTCCCGCTTCGACAAGGTGATGGCGGCCTACGACCTGCTTCCGACACCTGAAATGGCGGCGGAGTGA